The Peribacillus simplex genome contains a region encoding:
- the disA gene encoding DNA integrity scanning diadenylate cyclase DisA yields the protein MTDKKGYEKTKLEILQIVAPGTPLREGIENVLRANTGGLIVVGYNEKVRVIVDGGFEINCSCTPSTLYELAKMDGAIILNETADKIIFANAQLVPDNSTPSTETGMRHRTAERVARETKSLVVAISQRRNVITLYQGNFRYALKDIGVILAKANLAIQTLEKYKVVLQQSISVLGALEFEEIVTYADLLQVFHRYVMVLRIKAELLTYLNELGTEGRLIRLQMNEILADIETEGKWLIKDYTSSNDENPEEIIFRLQELAMQEKLDESILLKVLGYHGYIHLDESVHPRGYRILHKIPRLPGLIIENLVKQFGSFSEVNKATVENLDDVEGIGEVRANKIKEGLRILKNQLVTNRRM from the coding sequence ATGACAGATAAAAAAGGGTATGAGAAAACAAAATTGGAAATTCTGCAAATTGTAGCTCCAGGTACCCCGCTTAGGGAGGGGATTGAAAATGTCCTGAGGGCAAACACAGGTGGTTTGATAGTGGTCGGATATAATGAGAAGGTGCGAGTGATCGTGGATGGCGGTTTCGAAATCAACTGCAGCTGTACCCCCAGCACATTATATGAGTTGGCAAAGATGGATGGGGCCATCATTTTAAATGAAACAGCCGATAAGATCATTTTCGCAAATGCCCAGCTAGTGCCGGATAACAGTACACCTTCCACTGAAACGGGAATGCGGCATAGGACAGCGGAACGTGTTGCAAGGGAGACCAAGTCGTTGGTCGTCGCAATCTCACAACGTCGGAATGTCATCACATTATATCAAGGCAACTTCCGATATGCCCTTAAAGATATAGGAGTCATACTTGCCAAGGCTAATTTAGCCATCCAGACCTTGGAAAAATACAAGGTGGTCCTGCAGCAGAGCATATCGGTTTTAGGAGCGCTCGAGTTTGAGGAAATCGTGACCTATGCCGACCTTTTGCAGGTATTTCACCGATATGTAATGGTGCTCAGAATCAAGGCGGAGCTATTAACGTACCTTAATGAGCTTGGTACGGAAGGAAGATTGATCCGTTTGCAAATGAATGAAATCCTGGCAGATATTGAAACGGAAGGAAAATGGCTTATCAAGGATTATACCTCCAGTAATGATGAAAATCCTGAGGAAATCATTTTTAGGCTTCAAGAGTTGGCCATGCAGGAAAAATTGGATGAAAGCATTCTTCTTAAGGTGCTGGGTTATCATGGATACATACACCTTGATGAGTCAGTACATCCCCGTGGTTACCGTATTCTTCATAAAATCCCACGCTTGCCGGGTTTGATCATCGAAAATTTAGTGAAACAGTTCGGAAGCTTTAGTGAAGTCAATAAAGCTACGGTTGAAAACCTTGATGATGTGGAGGGCATAGGCGAAGTCCGGGCCAATAAAATCAAAGAAGGACTCCGGATTTTAAAAAATCAGCTTGTCACAAATAGAAGGATGTAG
- a CDS encoding PIN/TRAM domain-containing protein has product MLKRIIQACFLIVGGTLGMLLIPELLIVLHADDIALINNPYVSVLLGAIIFYLITFWAVDHVIYFMKWLEEQLVKIPITDIIFGSVGLLVGLLAAFLVGSAFSAIKVPILNTVVPIILTLLFGYLGFQVGFKKRDELLSLFTKSNKKKNTDGEASEEDEEGYSKRLKILDTSVIIDGRIADICQTGFLEGTIVIPQFVLNELQHIADSSDALKRNRGRRGLDILNRIQKDLPIKVEMYEGDFEDIQEVDSKLVKLAKISGGMVVTNDFNLNKVCEFQNVAVLNINDLANAVKPVVLPGEEMNVQVIKDGKEQNQGIAYLDDGTMIVVEGGRDHIGKRIDVLVTSVLQTSAGRMIFAKPKLLEKAL; this is encoded by the coding sequence ATGTTAAAACGCATTATACAAGCATGCTTCTTAATAGTCGGCGGAACACTTGGTATGTTACTTATTCCAGAATTATTAATTGTTTTACATGCAGATGATATTGCTTTAATAAACAATCCTTATGTAAGTGTACTGTTGGGTGCCATTATCTTTTATCTTATAACTTTTTGGGCAGTAGATCATGTGATCTATTTTATGAAGTGGCTGGAGGAACAGCTTGTAAAGATACCGATTACGGATATAATCTTTGGCAGCGTCGGTCTTTTAGTGGGACTGCTTGCGGCGTTCTTGGTTGGCTCTGCCTTCAGTGCCATCAAGGTTCCTATTCTAAATACAGTGGTTCCCATCATCCTTACGCTTTTATTTGGTTATCTTGGTTTTCAGGTGGGCTTTAAAAAGCGTGATGAGCTATTGAGTTTATTCACGAAAAGCAATAAGAAAAAGAACACGGATGGTGAAGCGAGCGAAGAGGATGAAGAGGGGTATAGCAAGCGGCTGAAAATCCTCGATACAAGCGTCATCATTGATGGCAGAATTGCGGATATTTGTCAGACAGGCTTTCTGGAGGGTACCATAGTCATTCCTCAATTCGTATTAAACGAACTGCAGCACATTGCCGATTCATCCGATGCATTGAAAAGGAATCGTGGAAGGCGTGGTTTGGATATCTTGAATCGGATTCAAAAAGACCTTCCGATTAAAGTGGAGATGTACGAGGGGGATTTTGAAGACATTCAGGAAGTGGACAGTAAACTAGTGAAACTTGCCAAAATATCGGGCGGAATGGTCGTTACCAATGATTTCAATTTAAACAAAGTATGCGAGTTTCAAAATGTGGCGGTCCTTAATATCAATGACCTTGCCAATGCCGTAAAACCTGTTGTCCTTCCTGGGGAAGAGATGAATGTTCAGGTCATCAAGGATGGGAAAGAGCAGAACCAGGGCATCGCTTATTTAGACGATGGCACCATGATCGTTGTCGAGGGTGGCCGTGACCATATCGGGAAACGCATCGATGTACTTGTCACAAGTGTATTGCAAACTTCTGCAGGCCGTATGATATTCGCTAAACCGAAACTATTAGAAAAAGCATTATAA
- the ispD gene encoding 2-C-methyl-D-erythritol 4-phosphate cytidylyltransferase codes for MFYEVVIPAAGQGKRMKAGKNKLLIELSGIPIIVYTLRVFEEDPDCRGIILSINPAEKDYFNQLIAAYGLKKVKKLVMGGKERQQSVYKGLQHAGEEIILVHDGARPFINVGQISELTTAASLHGGAVIAVPVKDTIKKASNNKVVETVERSSLWAVQTPQAFRVSILKSAYEQAEADAFLGTDDASLLERINEQVVIIEGNYDNIKITTQEDLYFAEAILHKQQHGKR; via the coding sequence ATGTTTTATGAAGTAGTGATACCTGCAGCTGGACAAGGCAAAAGAATGAAGGCGGGCAAGAATAAACTTTTAATTGAACTATCGGGTATCCCGATTATTGTTTATACACTGCGTGTCTTCGAAGAAGATCCTGACTGTCGGGGAATCATCCTTTCGATAAACCCGGCAGAAAAGGATTATTTCAATCAATTGATTGCAGCGTATGGGCTTAAAAAGGTCAAGAAACTGGTCATGGGTGGAAAGGAGCGCCAACAAAGCGTTTATAAGGGACTGCAACATGCAGGAGAAGAAATCATCCTGGTCCACGACGGCGCCCGCCCTTTTATCAATGTTGGGCAAATCAGTGAATTGACTACTGCCGCCTCCCTTCATGGAGGTGCCGTAATTGCAGTGCCCGTTAAGGATACGATTAAAAAAGCATCAAACAATAAGGTAGTGGAAACAGTGGAACGATCAAGCTTGTGGGCGGTACAAACTCCACAAGCTTTTCGTGTATCCATATTAAAAAGTGCGTATGAACAGGCAGAAGCCGATGCATTTTTAGGGACGGATGATGCAAGTTTGCTAGAGCGGATCAATGAACAGGTAGTTATTATTGAGGGCAATTATGATAATATTAAAATTACGACTCAGGAAGACCTTTATTTTGCAGAAGCGATTTTACATAAACAACAACATGGAAAACGATGA
- the ispF gene encoding 2-C-methyl-D-erythritol 2,4-cyclodiphosphate synthase, producing MFRIGQGYDVHQLVEGRPLIIGGITIPYEKGLLGHSDADVLLHTVADACLGAIGAGDIGKHFPDTDPEFKDADSAKLLQHIWAIVKKEGYSLGNADCTIIAQSPKMAPYIEEMRGRIAELLDASIDRINVKATTTEKLGFTGRSEGIAAQAVVLLVKSN from the coding sequence ATGTTTAGAATAGGACAAGGATATGACGTTCATCAGCTTGTGGAGGGGAGACCTTTGATCATTGGCGGGATTACGATTCCGTATGAGAAAGGTTTGCTAGGTCATTCGGATGCGGATGTCCTTCTGCATACTGTTGCTGATGCCTGCTTGGGGGCAATTGGTGCAGGGGATATCGGTAAGCATTTTCCGGATACCGATCCTGAATTTAAAGATGCCGATTCGGCAAAACTGCTGCAGCATATTTGGGCGATCGTAAAAAAAGAAGGATATTCGCTAGGTAATGCGGATTGTACAATCATTGCACAAAGCCCGAAAATGGCACCGTATATTGAGGAGATGCGAGGCAGGATTGCTGAACTTTTGGATGCGTCTATAGACAGGATTAATGTAAAGGCGACCACTACCGAGAAACTTGGATTTACAGGCAGGAGCGAAGGAATCGCGGCACAGGCTGTGGTTTTATTGGTTAAATCAAACTAA
- the gltX gene encoding glutamate--tRNA ligase: MSSDIRVRYAPSPTGHLHIGNARTALFNYLYARNKGGKFIIRIEDTDQKRNIEGGEESQLKYLKWLGMDWDEGVDVGGEFGPYRQSERNDLYQELYQELLDKGLAYKCYCTEEELEAEREGQVERNETPKYSGKCKHLTEAEQAELVAQGRKPSIRFAVPAGKVLTFKDMVKDEVSFEADGFGDFVIVKKDGIPTYNFAVAVDDHLMKISHVLRGDDHISNTPKQLMIYEAFGWEPPVFGHMTLIVNESRKKLSKRDESIIQFIEQYEELGYVPEALFNFITLLGWSPVGEEEIFTKEEFINLFDADRLSKSPALFDKQKLTWMNNQYVKQLDGNRAVELSMPHLIKAGKVSETLTAEEEEWVHGLVSLFQEQMSYGAEIVELSELFFKDEVVFEEEAKEVLAEEQVPEVMKAFLQEIEGLEEFNADEIKKSIKAVQKSTGHKGKKLFMPIRAAVTGQTHGPDLPKAISLLGKEKIKQRIQSILY, translated from the coding sequence ATGAGCAGCGATATTCGAGTTCGCTATGCACCGAGTCCGACTGGACATTTACATATTGGCAATGCACGGACTGCTTTATTTAATTATTTATACGCACGAAATAAAGGCGGGAAATTCATCATCCGTATTGAAGATACCGACCAAAAGAGAAATATTGAAGGCGGAGAGGAAAGTCAGCTTAAATATTTGAAATGGCTTGGTATGGATTGGGATGAAGGTGTTGATGTTGGCGGTGAATTCGGGCCATATCGTCAATCCGAAAGGAACGACCTTTATCAGGAATTGTATCAAGAGCTTTTAGATAAGGGTTTGGCATATAAATGCTATTGTACGGAAGAAGAGCTTGAAGCAGAGCGTGAAGGACAGGTCGAACGGAATGAAACGCCAAAATATTCAGGGAAGTGCAAGCATTTAACCGAAGCAGAGCAAGCGGAGCTAGTGGCTCAAGGAAGAAAACCGAGCATTCGCTTTGCCGTACCAGCTGGGAAGGTCCTTACTTTCAAAGATATGGTTAAGGATGAGGTTTCGTTTGAAGCGGATGGCTTTGGTGATTTTGTCATCGTTAAAAAAGATGGCATTCCAACCTATAACTTTGCAGTGGCCGTCGATGATCACTTGATGAAGATTTCCCATGTCCTTCGCGGTGATGATCATATCTCCAATACTCCAAAACAACTGATGATTTATGAAGCTTTCGGCTGGGAACCGCCGGTATTCGGACATATGACGCTGATTGTAAACGAAAGCAGGAAGAAACTGAGTAAACGTGATGAGTCGATCATTCAATTCATTGAGCAATATGAAGAGCTTGGTTATGTACCTGAAGCTTTATTCAATTTCATTACATTACTTGGATGGTCTCCGGTCGGGGAAGAAGAGATTTTCACGAAGGAAGAATTCATTAATCTTTTCGATGCTGATCGGCTGTCTAAATCACCTGCACTTTTCGATAAACAAAAGCTTACATGGATGAATAACCAATATGTGAAGCAATTGGACGGAAATCGTGCAGTGGAATTGTCAATGCCTCACTTAATTAAAGCCGGTAAGGTTTCAGAGACACTGACCGCAGAAGAAGAAGAGTGGGTACATGGGCTAGTTTCCCTTTTTCAAGAGCAGATGAGCTATGGAGCGGAAATAGTCGAGCTATCTGAACTGTTTTTCAAGGATGAGGTCGTGTTCGAGGAAGAAGCTAAGGAAGTACTGGCTGAAGAACAGGTACCGGAAGTCATGAAAGCTTTCCTTCAGGAGATCGAAGGCCTTGAAGAATTTAACGCGGATGAAATCAAGAAGTCGATTAAAGCCGTACAAAAAAGCACAGGCCATAAAGGGAAAAAATTATTCATGCCGATAAGGGCGGCCGTCACGGGTCAAACCCATGGTCCTGACTTGCCTAAGGCGATTTCATTACTCGGCAAAGAAAAAATTAAACAGCGTATTCAGAGTATTTTATATTAA
- the cysE gene encoding serine O-acetyltransferase, with amino-acid sequence MLKMFKEDIEVVFDQDPAARSYLEVILTYAGLHAIWSHRMAHALFKKKFFFLARSISQISRFFTGIEIHPGATIGRRFFIDHGMGIVIGETCEIGDNVSVFQGVTLGGTGKEKGKRHPTIKDNVLIATGAKVLGSITVGENSKIGAGSVVLKEVPPNSTVVGIPGKVVIQDGIKINKDLNHCDLPDPIADRFKELDSEIRALRAKMAEQRQEERSL; translated from the coding sequence TTGTTAAAGATGTTTAAAGAGGATATCGAAGTGGTTTTTGATCAAGATCCTGCTGCGCGCAGCTATTTGGAAGTCATATTGACGTACGCGGGTTTACATGCGATTTGGAGTCATAGGATGGCTCACGCATTATTTAAGAAGAAATTCTTTTTCCTGGCAAGAAGTATATCTCAGATCAGTCGGTTCTTTACCGGAATTGAAATTCATCCAGGGGCTACGATTGGCCGTCGTTTCTTCATTGACCATGGAATGGGGATCGTCATTGGCGAAACTTGTGAAATTGGCGACAATGTATCTGTCTTTCAAGGTGTAACCCTTGGGGGGACAGGAAAGGAAAAGGGAAAACGTCATCCTACGATAAAGGATAACGTATTGATTGCTACAGGAGCAAAAGTGCTGGGTTCCATCACTGTTGGGGAAAACTCAAAAATCGGTGCAGGATCGGTCGTTTTAAAGGAAGTGCCACCTAATTCCACTGTGGTGGGCATTCCAGGTAAAGTGGTCATTCAAGATGGTATCAAAATCAACAAAGATCTAAATCATTGTGATCTTCCTGATCCAATCGCTGATCGCTTTAAGGAATTGGATAGTGAAATCAGGGCTTTAAGAGCGAAGATGGCTGAACAGAGGCAGGAAGAAAGGAGTCTATAA
- the cysS gene encoding cysteine--tRNA ligase: protein MAIKIYNTATRKKETFVPIEEGKVKMYVCGPTVYNYIHIGNARPAIVFDTVRRYLDYRGYDVQFVSNFTDVDDKLIRAAKELGEDVPTISERFIKAYFEDVSALGCKKADAHPTVMENMDAIIEFISALIEKGFAYESEGDVYYRTRKFEGYGKLSHQSIDELRVGARIEIGEKKQDALDFALWKTAKDDEISWESPWGKGRPGWHIECSAMVKKYLGDTIDIHAGGQDLAFPHHENEIAQSEALTGKTFANYWMHNGYINIENEKMSKSLGNFVLVHDIIQKHDPQVLRFFMLSVHYRHPINYSEEVLENVKASLDRLRTSYQNLKHRLQVSDGLTENNDVWLGKLNELHEQFIKEMDDDFNTANAISMLFELSKQANYYLMEKNTDKEVIDAFLDKFNILFSVLGLSLEEEGLLDEEIEGLIQQRIQARKDRNFGLSDEIRDRLKNMNIILEDTPQGTRWKRG from the coding sequence ATGGCGATTAAAATATATAACACAGCTACAAGAAAAAAGGAAACCTTCGTCCCGATTGAAGAGGGAAAGGTGAAGATGTACGTATGCGGACCCACTGTTTATAATTACATTCATATTGGTAATGCAAGACCCGCAATCGTATTCGATACCGTTCGTAGGTATTTGGATTACCGTGGATATGATGTGCAATTCGTTTCGAACTTTACGGATGTGGATGATAAGCTGATTCGTGCTGCAAAAGAATTGGGGGAAGATGTCCCAACCATATCGGAGCGTTTCATCAAGGCTTATTTTGAAGATGTGTCGGCATTGGGCTGCAAAAAAGCGGATGCTCACCCAACCGTAATGGAGAACATGGATGCAATCATTGAATTCATCTCGGCATTAATTGAGAAAGGATTCGCTTATGAATCTGAAGGGGATGTGTATTACCGAACTCGTAAGTTTGAGGGGTATGGAAAACTTTCACATCAGTCCATCGATGAGCTGCGAGTGGGGGCACGTATTGAAATAGGGGAGAAAAAACAAGATGCCCTTGATTTTGCCCTTTGGAAAACGGCCAAGGATGATGAAATATCTTGGGAGAGCCCATGGGGTAAGGGGCGTCCTGGCTGGCATATCGAATGCTCCGCAATGGTCAAAAAGTATTTGGGAGATACAATCGATATTCATGCAGGAGGTCAAGATCTGGCTTTCCCGCATCATGAAAATGAAATTGCACAATCCGAAGCATTGACTGGTAAGACCTTTGCGAATTATTGGATGCATAACGGGTATATAAATATTGAGAATGAAAAAATGTCTAAGTCCTTAGGCAATTTCGTCCTTGTGCATGACATCATTCAGAAGCATGATCCACAAGTGTTACGCTTCTTTATGTTATCTGTACATTACCGTCATCCCATCAATTATAGTGAAGAAGTGCTTGAAAATGTAAAAGCGTCCCTCGATCGCTTAAGGACTTCTTATCAAAACTTAAAACATCGCCTTCAAGTTAGTGACGGATTGACTGAGAATAATGATGTTTGGTTGGGGAAGCTGAATGAATTACATGAACAATTCATTAAGGAAATGGACGATGATTTCAACACGGCTAATGCAATATCCATGCTCTTTGAACTTTCCAAACAGGCAAATTATTACTTGATGGAGAAAAACACAGACAAGGAAGTGATTGATGCTTTCCTTGATAAATTCAACATCTTATTTTCTGTCCTAGGTTTGTCCCTTGAAGAGGAGGGGCTTTTGGATGAAGAAATTGAAGGCTTGATACAGCAGAGAATTCAAGCGCGGAAAGACCGCAATTTTGGGTTATCTGATGAAATTCGTGATCGCTTGAAAAACATGAATATCATATTAGAGGATACCCCTCAAGGTACAAGATGGAAAAGAGGGTAA
- a CDS encoding Mini-ribonuclease 3, with amino-acid sequence MLHYDSKVDAKMLNSLALAYIGDAVYETYIRHHLIQKGAVKPNLLHKKATSFVAAKAQNKIIHFFLESDWLSEEESAVVRRGRNAKSGTVPKNTDVQTYRYSTAFEALMGFLYLSGRKERMEELIKKSIEYIEEEKGSNP; translated from the coding sequence ATGCTTCATTACGATAGTAAGGTAGATGCAAAAATGCTGAACAGTCTTGCTTTAGCATATATAGGTGATGCTGTATACGAAACGTATATACGGCATCACCTCATTCAAAAAGGAGCGGTCAAGCCCAATCTGCTCCACAAAAAAGCTACATCTTTTGTAGCTGCTAAAGCGCAAAATAAAATCATCCACTTTTTCCTGGAGTCAGATTGGTTATCGGAAGAGGAATCAGCTGTCGTTCGGCGTGGGCGAAATGCAAAATCCGGTACGGTACCGAAGAATACAGATGTGCAAACGTATCGCTACAGTACAGCATTCGAGGCACTTATGGGCTTTTTGTATTTATCCGGCCGAAAAGAAAGAATGGAAGAACTCATCAAAAAATCCATTGAATACATTGAAGAAGAAAAGGGGAGTAACCCATGA
- the rlmB gene encoding 23S rRNA (guanosine(2251)-2'-O)-methyltransferase RlmB codes for MSEEYIIGRNPVLEALRSERDINKIWIAEGSQKGSMQPLIGLAKEKKVFVQIVPKKKIDQMAEGIHQGVIAQVAAYEYVELDDLFAKAAERDEAPFFMILDEIEDPHNLGSIMRTADAVGAHGIIIPKRRAVGLTATVAKASTGAIEYIPVARVTNLARAVEELKERGVWIVGTDAKGSDDYRNMDGKMPIGLVIGSEGKGMARLMKDKCDFLIRLPMAGQVTSLNASVAAGLLMYEVYRKRNPLGQ; via the coding sequence ATGAGCGAAGAATATATCATTGGCAGGAACCCCGTATTGGAGGCACTTCGCTCCGAACGGGATATTAATAAAATTTGGATAGCCGAGGGCTCGCAAAAAGGCTCGATGCAACCGCTCATCGGTCTGGCGAAGGAAAAGAAGGTATTCGTGCAAATCGTCCCGAAGAAAAAGATCGACCAAATGGCAGAAGGCATCCATCAAGGCGTTATCGCACAAGTGGCTGCCTATGAATATGTGGAGCTGGATGACTTATTCGCAAAAGCGGCTGAACGGGACGAAGCACCTTTTTTCATGATTCTTGATGAAATTGAAGATCCGCATAATTTAGGGTCGATCATGAGGACGGCTGATGCAGTCGGGGCCCATGGAATCATCATCCCAAAAAGAAGAGCGGTGGGCTTGACGGCAACAGTGGCAAAAGCTTCGACGGGTGCAATCGAATATATTCCGGTAGCTCGCGTGACAAATTTGGCAAGAGCGGTGGAAGAGTTGAAAGAGCGAGGGGTATGGATAGTCGGTACCGATGCGAAAGGCAGCGATGATTACCGTAACATGGACGGAAAGATGCCTATCGGACTTGTTATCGGCAGCGAAGGAAAAGGCATGGCCCGGTTAATGAAGGATAAATGTGATTTTCTCATCCGTCTCCCTATGGCAGGACAAGTAACTTCGTTAAATGCATCGGTAGCGGCCGGTTTATTGATGTATGAGGTTTATAGAAAAAGAAATCCTCTAGGACAATAA
- a CDS encoding NYN domain-containing protein, producing the protein MNILLVDGYNIIGAWPELRELKERDLAAARDRLIEMMAEYQAFTGYRVIVVFDAQYVQGIARIFKNHKVDVIFTKENETADERIEKMAIELNNVKTQIQVATSDFTEQWVIFGQGALRKSARELLIEMEDIQGEIKKDVRKTTTIRPVAKIPLSEEVAEIFEKWRRGKI; encoded by the coding sequence ATGAATATTCTGTTGGTGGACGGTTATAACATTATTGGAGCTTGGCCGGAACTGAGAGAATTAAAAGAACGGGATCTTGCTGCTGCAAGAGATCGGCTGATAGAAATGATGGCGGAATATCAAGCATTTACCGGATACCGTGTAATTGTCGTATTTGACGCTCAATATGTTCAGGGAATTGCCCGCATTTTCAAAAATCACAAAGTTGACGTAATTTTTACAAAAGAAAATGAAACTGCGGATGAAAGAATAGAAAAGATGGCGATTGAACTGAATAATGTCAAAACGCAAATTCAAGTGGCAACCTCTGACTTCACGGAACAGTGGGTGATCTTTGGCCAAGGGGCCCTAAGGAAATCCGCTCGTGAACTGCTTATTGAAATGGAAGATATTCAAGGCGAAATCAAGAAAGATGTAAGAAAAACAACGACGATAAGACCTGTGGCTAAAATTCCTTTAAGTGAAGAAGTGGCAGAAATTTTCGAAAAATGGCGCCGGGGTAAAATTTGA
- the sigH gene encoding RNA polymerase sporulation sigma factor SigH, with the protein MKLNEKYLQFEDDELIGLVHTGDSEALDYLIQKYRNFVRAKARTYFLIGADKEDIVQEGMIGLYKAVRDFKGDKLSSFKAFAELCITRQIITAIKTATRQKHIPLNSYVSLDKPIYDEESDRTLMDIISGTKVLDPEELIINQEEFDDIELKMAELLSDLERKVLALYLDGQTYQEISEELNRHVKSIDNALQRVKRKLERYLEVREISL; encoded by the coding sequence ATGAAGCTGAACGAAAAGTATCTGCAGTTTGAGGATGATGAATTGATAGGGTTGGTGCACACTGGAGACAGTGAAGCGCTGGATTATTTGATCCAAAAGTATCGTAATTTTGTAAGAGCGAAGGCAAGGACTTATTTCTTGATTGGTGCCGATAAGGAAGACATCGTGCAAGAAGGTATGATTGGTTTATATAAAGCCGTCCGTGATTTTAAAGGGGATAAATTATCTTCTTTTAAAGCATTTGCAGAACTATGCATTACGAGGCAGATCATTACAGCTATCAAAACAGCAACACGTCAAAAACATATTCCGCTCAATTCCTATGTTTCCCTGGACAAGCCCATTTATGATGAGGAATCGGATCGAACTCTAATGGATATCATATCGGGTACGAAAGTTTTGGACCCGGAAGAACTGATCATCAACCAAGAAGAGTTTGACGATATCGAATTAAAGATGGCCGAGCTCCTGAGTGATCTTGAGAGAAAAGTGTTAGCTCTTTACCTTGATGGACAAACCTACCAAGAAATTTCGGAAGAGTTGAACCGGCATGTTAAGTCAATCGACAACGCCCTTCAGCGGGTGAAAAGAAAGCTCGAGCGCTATCTGGAAGTAAGGGAAATCAGTTTATAA
- the rpmG gene encoding 50S ribosomal protein L33, protein MRKKIVLACSDCGSRNYSYESKQSTSGERLEIKKFCSTCNSHSIHKETK, encoded by the coding sequence ATGCGAAAAAAAATAGTTCTTGCATGCAGTGATTGCGGTTCAAGAAATTATAGTTATGAGAGCAAACAATCGACAAGCGGCGAACGACTGGAAATCAAGAAATTTTGCAGTACGTGCAACTCACACTCGATTCATAAAGAAACGAAATAA
- the secE gene encoding preprotein translocase subunit SecE, with translation MKRFTEFFSGVAREMRKVSWPKRKELTKYTIVVVTTVLFMALFFTVVDLGISELIRLVIE, from the coding sequence ATGAAACGTTTTACCGAATTTTTCAGCGGAGTCGCTCGCGAAATGCGAAAAGTAAGCTGGCCGAAACGCAAGGAGCTTACCAAATATACAATCGTGGTAGTAACGACTGTATTGTTCATGGCTTTGTTCTTTACAGTGGTCGATTTGGGCATTTCCGAATTAATTCGCTTAGTTATTGAATAA
- the nusG gene encoding transcription termination/antitermination protein NusG, which yields MEKNWYVVHTYSGYENKVKANLEKRVETMGMEDKIFRVVVPEEEETEVKDGKKKVTKKKVFPGYVLVEIIMTDDSWYVVRNTPGVTGFVGSSGAGSKPTALLPEEIEVVLKRMGVDESKIEVDFEIGDTVQVKEGPFATFAGPIEELDKDKGKVRVLVNMFGRDTPVELDFNQVEKL from the coding sequence ATGGAAAAGAATTGGTATGTAGTTCACACCTATTCAGGTTATGAGAACAAGGTTAAGGCTAACTTGGAAAAACGTGTTGAAACTATGGGGATGGAAGACAAGATCTTTCGCGTTGTAGTTCCAGAAGAAGAAGAAACAGAAGTTAAAGATGGCAAAAAGAAAGTGACAAAAAAGAAAGTGTTTCCAGGTTATGTATTGGTTGAGATCATCATGACGGATGATTCATGGTATGTTGTACGGAATACGCCAGGCGTAACAGGTTTCGTAGGTTCATCTGGAGCTGGGTCAAAACCGACTGCATTGCTTCCGGAGGAAATTGAAGTCGTCCTTAAACGAATGGGCGTAGATGAAAGCAAAATCGAGGTTGATTTTGAAATCGGTGATACGGTCCAAGTTAAAGAAGGACCATTCGCAACCTTTGCAGGTCCAATTGAAGAACTTGATAAAGACAAAGGTAAAGTAAGGGTCCTAGTCAATATGTTCGGTCGTGATACACCGGTTGAACTTGATTTTAATCAAGTGGAAAAATTATAA